A genome region from Bacteroides stercoris ATCC 43183 includes the following:
- a CDS encoding GSCFA domain-containing protein: MNFITPVELPAHLPCLRHTDHLLLLGSCFAANMGARFTEAKFSCDVNPYGVLYNPLSISAALREIVFGKVYGKEDLFFFRDCWHSPMHHGDFSSPLADETLKRINGRIAGAHEQIFRSACLLLTFGTSWVYEQKNTGRIVGNCHKLSEKEFTRRRLTVDEIVSDYVSLLSGLLARNSGLKVIFTVSPIRHVREGMHANQLSKSVLLLAVDRLQAAFPENVFYFPAYELVLDELRDYRFYAEDMVHPSEVAAQYVWERFSSACFSPETLQIIEESENIRRALAHKPFHPGSEEYKRFLGQIVLKIDRLNGKYPYLDFQKERELCHTRLKI, encoded by the coding sequence ATGAACTTCATTACTCCTGTCGAACTTCCCGCCCATCTGCCTTGCTTGCGGCATACGGACCACTTGCTGCTGCTGGGCTCCTGCTTTGCAGCCAATATGGGCGCAAGGTTTACCGAAGCGAAATTTTCCTGCGATGTCAATCCTTACGGCGTACTTTATAACCCTCTGTCCATATCCGCCGCTTTGCGTGAAATCGTATTTGGGAAAGTGTATGGTAAGGAAGACCTGTTTTTCTTTCGCGATTGCTGGCATAGTCCCATGCATCACGGGGATTTCTCGTCACCGTTGGCAGACGAAACGTTGAAGAGAATCAACGGACGGATTGCCGGTGCGCACGAACAGATTTTCCGTTCGGCGTGTTTGCTACTGACTTTCGGCACGTCCTGGGTGTACGAACAAAAAAATACGGGGCGTATCGTGGGCAACTGCCATAAGCTGTCCGAGAAGGAGTTTACCCGCAGGCGGCTGACAGTAGATGAAATTGTGTCGGACTATGTTTCGCTGCTATCGGGGCTGCTGGCGCGCAACTCCGGATTGAAAGTGATATTTACCGTCAGCCCTATCCGCCATGTACGCGAAGGCATGCATGCCAATCAGCTCAGTAAGTCCGTCTTGCTGCTGGCTGTAGACAGACTGCAAGCTGCTTTTCCGGAGAATGTATTCTATTTTCCCGCCTATGAATTGGTTTTGGATGAATTGCGGGATTACCGCTTCTACGCTGAAGATATGGTGCATCCTTCCGAAGTGGCGGCGCAGTATGTGTGGGAACGCTTCTCGTCCGCCTGTTTTTCGCCGGAGACGTTACAGATCATAGAAGAAAGTGAAAATATACGTAGGGCATTGGCACACAAGCCCTTTCATCCCGGCTCTGAGGAGTATAAGCGTTTTTTAGGACAAATTGTGTTAAAAATAGACCGACTTAACGGAAAATACCCGTACTTAGACTTCCAAAAGGAAAGAGAATTATGTCATACACGATTGAAGATATAG
- a CDS encoding bifunctional UDP-N-acetylmuramoyl-tripeptide:D-alanyl-D-alanine ligase/alanine racemase, with translation MSYTIEDIARIIGARRIGDRPAAIDWLLTDSRSLSFPEETLFFALPTKRNDGTRYIRDLYARGVRNFVVSEERLNEVGIGEPKVEDAVRQETVDTAAMQPAFNLLVVPNPLKALQKLAEQHRDRFQIPVIGITGSNGKTIVKEWLHQLLSPERMITRSPRSYNSQIGVPLSVWQMSEQTELAILEAGISEPGEMRALQNIIKPTIGILTNIGGAHQENFFSLQEKCMEKLALFKNCDVVIYNGDDEFINNCVGKSMLAAREIAWSRKDMERPLYISKVEKQEDSTVISYRYLDMDNTFTLPFIDDASIENSLNCLAACLYLMLPAEQITERMAKLEPVAMRLEVKEGKNGCLLINDSYNSDLGSLDIALDFLYRRSQSKGLKRTLILSDILETGQNTPTLYRQVAQLVNSRGIERIIGVGNEISSCAARFSIEKAFYPDTATLIEAIGRGELRLENEIILIKGARKFGFDALTEALEKKVHETILEVNLGAMIANLNHYRGKLKPETKMVCMVKASAYGAGSYEIARTLQEHHVDYLAVAVADEGSDLRKAGITASIIIMNPEMTAFKTMFDYKLEPEVYSFHLLDALIKEAEKEGITNFPIHVKLDTGMHRLGFAPEDMPRLIERLKGQNAVIPRSVFSHFVGSDAQQFDAFTRKQIETFEKASMLLQEAFPYKILRHICNSAGIERFPGAQFDMVRLGIGLYGISPIDNSIMHNVSTLKTTILQIRDVPEEDTVGYSRKGHLTRPSRIAAIPIGYADGLNRHLGNGHAYCLVNGQRAPYVGNICMDVCMIDVTDIDCKEGDSVEIFGDHLPITVLSDVLGTIPYEVLTNVSTRVKRVYYQD, from the coding sequence ATGTCATACACGATTGAAGATATAGCTCGCATCATCGGTGCGCGGCGGATAGGGGATAGGCCTGCCGCTATCGACTGGTTGCTTACAGACAGCCGTTCCCTGAGTTTTCCCGAAGAAACATTGTTTTTTGCCTTGCCTACAAAGCGGAATGACGGTACCCGTTATATCCGTGATTTGTATGCGCGCGGCGTACGTAATTTTGTGGTCAGCGAAGAGAGGCTGAATGAGGTTGGAATCGGAGAACCAAAAGTTGAAGACGCCGTACGGCAGGAAACTGTGGATACTGCTGCGATGCAGCCGGCTTTCAACTTACTGGTCGTTCCCAACCCGTTGAAAGCCTTGCAGAAACTGGCAGAGCAACATCGGGACCGGTTTCAGATTCCTGTTATCGGCATTACAGGCAGCAACGGAAAAACCATTGTGAAAGAGTGGCTGCATCAGTTGCTGAGTCCCGAACGGATGATAACACGCTCTCCCCGCAGCTACAATTCCCAGATAGGCGTACCTTTGTCCGTGTGGCAGATGAGTGAACAAACGGAGCTTGCCATATTGGAGGCCGGTATCTCGGAACCGGGAGAAATGCGTGCCTTACAGAATATTATCAAACCTACAATCGGTATCCTGACAAATATAGGAGGCGCACATCAGGAGAATTTCTTCTCTTTGCAGGAGAAATGTATGGAGAAGCTGGCTCTCTTTAAGAACTGCGATGTGGTGATTTATAATGGTGACGACGAGTTTATCAACAATTGTGTGGGTAAATCCATGCTTGCCGCCCGTGAAATAGCATGGAGCAGGAAAGATATGGAGCGTCCGTTATATATAAGTAAAGTGGAGAAACAGGAAGATTCCACAGTTATTTCCTATCGTTATTTGGATATGGACAATACGTTTACATTGCCTTTTATAGATGATGCTTCTATTGAAAATTCGCTGAACTGCCTGGCGGCCTGCCTGTATCTGATGCTTCCTGCCGAACAGATAACGGAACGCATGGCAAAGCTGGAACCGGTAGCAATGCGTTTGGAAGTAAAGGAAGGCAAAAACGGATGCCTGCTGATAAATGACAGTTATAACTCTGATCTCGGTTCGTTGGATATAGCGCTTGATTTTCTGTACCGTCGCTCGCAGAGTAAGGGTCTGAAGCGGACGCTTATCCTTTCGGATATATTGGAGACGGGACAGAATACGCCGACTCTCTACCGTCAGGTGGCACAGTTGGTAAACAGCCGGGGAATAGAGCGCATAATCGGTGTGGGAAATGAAATATCTTCATGTGCCGCACGGTTTAGCATCGAGAAGGCTTTTTATCCGGATACGGCTACGCTGATTGAAGCCATTGGCCGGGGAGAACTCCGACTGGAGAATGAAATAATTCTGATTAAAGGGGCGCGTAAGTTCGGTTTCGATGCGTTGACGGAAGCCTTGGAGAAGAAAGTGCACGAAACGATATTGGAGGTAAATCTCGGTGCAATGATCGCTAATCTGAATCATTATCGCGGCAAGCTAAAACCTGAAACCAAAATGGTGTGTATGGTGAAGGCTTCCGCCTATGGCGCAGGTTCGTATGAAATAGCCAGAACTTTGCAGGAACATCATGTGGATTATCTGGCTGTTGCTGTTGCCGATGAAGGGTCGGATTTACGTAAAGCGGGCATTACGGCAAGCATTATCATTATGAATCCAGAGATGACGGCATTCAAGACGATGTTCGACTATAAACTGGAACCGGAAGTTTACAGTTTCCATTTGTTGGATGCGCTGATTAAAGAAGCTGAGAAAGAAGGTATCACCAATTTCCCCATTCATGTGAAACTGGATACCGGCATGCACCGGTTGGGGTTTGCTCCGGAAGACATGCCCCGGCTCATAGAACGTCTGAAAGGACAGAATGCGGTTATTCCCCGTTCGGTATTCTCTCATTTTGTAGGAAGCGACGCTCAGCAGTTCGATGCTTTTACGCGTAAACAGATAGAAACTTTTGAAAAGGCTTCCATGCTGCTGCAGGAGGCGTTTCCGTATAAGATACTTCGTCATATCTGTAATTCGGCCGGTATAGAGCGCTTTCCGGGAGCACAGTTTGATATGGTGCGGTTGGGAATCGGATTGTATGGCATCAGTCCGATAGATAATTCTATAATGCATAACGTCAGTACGTTAAAGACTACCATCCTGCAGATTCGTGATGTGCCCGAAGAAGATACGGTGGGATATAGCCGCAAGGGACATTTGACGCGTCCTTCACGTATTGCTGCCATTCCTATCGGCTATGCCGACGGGTTGAACCGTCACTTGGGCAATGGACACGCCTATTGCCTGGTGAACGGACAGCGTGCTCCTTATGTGGGTAATATCTGTATGGATGTTTGTATGATTGATGTTACTGACATTGATTGCAAAGAAGGCGACAGCGTTGAGATTTTCGGAGATCATCTTCCTATAACCGTCCTCTCCGATGTGCTCGGGACAATTCCCTACGAAGTGCTTACAAATGTTTCGACACGTGTGAAGAGGGTGTATTATCAGGATTGA
- a CDS encoding NADH-quinone oxidoreductase subunit D encodes MEIRYIEPAALHDEMLRLRQEEQMDFLECLTGMDWGEPDAAKDTPDTPRGLGVVYQLESTVTGKRTAIRTATLNREHPELPSVCDIWKAADFLEREVFDFYGVVFVGHPDMRRLYLRNDWVGHPMRKDDDPEAQNPLRMDNEETVDTTTELELNPDGTVKNKETQLFGDDEYVVNIGPQHPATHGVMRFRVSLEGEIIKKIDANCGYIHRGIEKMCESLTYPQTLALTDRLDYLGAHQNRHALCMCIEKAMGIEVSERVQYIRTIMDELQRIDSHLLFYSCLAMDLGALTAFFYGFRDREKILDIFEGTCGGRLIMNYNTIGGVQADIAPDFQKKVKEFIPYLRGILHEYHDVFTGNIIAQQRLKGVGVLSREDAIAFGATGGTGRASGWACDVRKRMPYGVYDKVDFKEIVRTEGDSWARYLIRMDEIMESLKIIEQLIDNIPEGAYQEKMKPIIRVPEGTYYAAVEGSRGEFGVFLESHGDKTPYRLHFRSTGLPLVSTVDTICRGAKIADLIAIGGTLDYVVPDIDR; translated from the coding sequence ATGGAAATAAGATATATAGAACCCGCAGCCTTGCATGACGAAATGCTGCGCCTGCGGCAGGAAGAACAAATGGACTTTCTGGAATGCCTCACCGGTATGGACTGGGGCGAACCGGATGCCGCCAAAGACACTCCCGACACTCCGCGCGGACTTGGCGTGGTGTATCAGTTGGAATCCACCGTCACCGGCAAGCGGACTGCCATCCGCACCGCCACACTCAACCGCGAGCATCCCGAACTTCCCTCTGTATGCGACATCTGGAAAGCGGCAGACTTTCTGGAGCGTGAAGTGTTCGACTTCTACGGCGTGGTATTCGTAGGACACCCCGACATGCGCCGCCTCTACCTGCGCAACGACTGGGTAGGGCATCCGATGCGTAAAGACGATGACCCGGAAGCACAGAACCCGCTGCGCATGGACAATGAGGAAACGGTTGATACCACCACCGAACTGGAACTGAACCCGGACGGAACGGTAAAGAACAAGGAAACGCAACTCTTCGGCGACGACGAATATGTGGTGAACATCGGTCCCCAACACCCCGCAACCCACGGCGTAATGCGTTTCCGCGTATCGCTGGAAGGTGAAATCATCAAAAAAATCGATGCCAACTGCGGATATATCCACCGGGGTATCGAAAAGATGTGCGAAAGTCTTACATACCCGCAGACACTGGCGCTGACCGACCGTCTGGACTACCTGGGCGCTCACCAGAACCGCCATGCCTTGTGTATGTGTATCGAAAAAGCCATGGGCATAGAGGTAAGCGAACGTGTGCAGTACATCCGTACCATCATGGACGAGTTGCAGCGCATCGACTCGCACCTGCTTTTCTACTCCTGCCTGGCAATGGACCTCGGTGCACTGACCGCCTTCTTCTACGGCTTCCGCGACCGTGAAAAGATTCTCGACATCTTCGAAGGAACCTGCGGCGGACGCCTCATCATGAACTACAACACGATTGGCGGCGTGCAAGCCGACATCGCCCCCGACTTCCAGAAGAAAGTCAAAGAGTTCATCCCATACCTGCGCGGCATCCTGCACGAATACCACGACGTGTTTACAGGAAACATCATTGCGCAGCAGCGCCTGAAAGGCGTAGGCGTACTCTCCCGTGAAGATGCCATAGCGTTCGGAGCCACCGGCGGTACGGGCCGTGCCAGCGGTTGGGCGTGCGACGTACGCAAGCGCATGCCTTACGGGGTGTATGACAAGGTGGACTTCAAAGAGATTGTCCGCACCGAGGGCGACTCCTGGGCACGCTACCTCATCCGTATGGACGAAATCATGGAGAGCCTGAAAATCATCGAACAACTGATAGACAATATCCCCGAAGGTGCATACCAGGAGAAGATGAAACCGATTATCCGCGTACCGGAAGGCACTTACTACGCTGCCGTAGAAGGCAGCCGCGGCGAGTTCGGCGTATTCCTTGAGAGCCACGGCGACAAGACACCCTACCGCCTGCACTTCCGCAGCACGGGGCTTCCGCTGGTATCTACCGTAGATACGATTTGCCGCGGTGCAAAGATTGCCGACCTTATCGCTATCGGCGGTACATTGGACTATGTAGTACCCGATATCGACCGATAA
- a CDS encoding NADH-quinone oxidoreductase subunit A, which yields MNFTLLVAVLLTAIAFVGIVIALSNAIAPRSYNVQKMEPYECGIPTRGKSWMQFRVGYYLFAILFLMFEVETVFLFPWAVIARELGAAGLFSILFFLIILVLGLAYAWRKGALEWK from the coding sequence ATGAACTTTACTTTGTTGGTAGCCGTCTTGCTGACGGCAATTGCTTTCGTGGGTATCGTCATCGCATTGTCCAATGCGATAGCCCCCCGTTCGTACAATGTGCAGAAAATGGAGCCGTACGAATGTGGTATTCCCACCCGCGGTAAATCATGGATGCAGTTTCGGGTAGGTTACTACTTGTTTGCCATCCTGTTTCTGATGTTTGAAGTGGAGACGGTGTTCCTGTTTCCGTGGGCAGTCATAGCACGCGAGCTGGGAGCTGCCGGACTTTTCAGTATTTTATTTTTCCTTATTATATTGGTTCTGGGCCTTGCATATGCCTGGAGGAAAGGAGCGTTGGAATGGAAGTAA
- the dxs gene encoding 1-deoxy-D-xylulose-5-phosphate synthase: MKTESTTYNLLNSISYPEDLRKLSVEQLPEICKELRQDIIQELSCNPGHFAASLGTVELTVALHYVYNTPYDRIVWDVGHQAYGHKMLTGRREAFCTNRKFKGIRPFPTPVESDYDTFACGHASNSISAALGMAVAAAKKGEKDRHVVAVIGDGSMSGGLAFEGLNNASSTNNNLLIILNDNDMAIDRSVGGMKQYLFNLTTSNRYNQLRFKASKMLFKMGVLNEDRRKALIRFSNSLKSMAAQQQNIFEGMNIRYFGPINGHDVKNLARILRDIKDLKGPKILHLHTVKGKGFEPAEKDPGIWHAPGRFDPETGERITTDTSNLPPLYQTVFGETLVELAEKNPKIVGVTPAMPTGCSMNLLMKSMPDRAFDVGIAEGHAATFSGGMAKEGMQPFCNIYSSFMQRAYDNVIHDIALLRLPVVLCLDRAGLVGEDGPTHHGVYDLAYFRPIPNLTISSPMDEHELRRLMYTAQLPDKGPFVIRYPRGRGVLVDWKCPLEEVPVGKGRKLKDGKDIAVITIGPIGNTAARAIERAEAEKGLSIAHYDLRFLKPLDEALLHEAGRNFKRIVTIEDGTRKGGMGSAVLEFMADNNYTPHVERIGVPDAFIEHGTVQELHRLCGMDEEGIYNILIKNEE; this comes from the coding sequence ATGAAAACAGAGTCAACAACATATAACTTGCTAAATTCCATTTCTTATCCGGAGGATTTGCGCAAATTGAGCGTGGAACAACTTCCGGAGATATGTAAGGAATTAAGACAAGACATCATTCAGGAACTTTCTTGCAATCCGGGACACTTTGCTGCGAGTTTGGGTACGGTGGAACTGACCGTTGCGCTGCATTACGTCTACAACACTCCATACGACCGCATTGTATGGGATGTGGGGCATCAGGCTTACGGGCACAAAATGCTCACCGGACGTCGCGAGGCTTTCTGCACCAACCGCAAATTCAAAGGCATACGTCCTTTTCCCACTCCCGTAGAAAGCGATTATGACACCTTTGCCTGCGGACATGCCTCCAATTCTATTTCGGCGGCTTTGGGTATGGCTGTCGCAGCAGCCAAGAAAGGAGAAAAAGACCGCCACGTAGTGGCCGTCATTGGCGACGGCAGCATGAGCGGAGGACTGGCTTTCGAAGGGTTGAACAACGCCTCATCCACCAACAACAACCTGTTGATTATCCTCAACGACAACGACATGGCGATAGACCGCAGCGTGGGTGGCATGAAGCAATATCTCTTCAACCTGACAACTTCCAACCGCTACAACCAGCTACGCTTCAAAGCATCCAAAATGCTGTTCAAAATGGGTGTGCTGAACGAGGACCGGCGCAAAGCGCTCATCCGCTTCTCCAACAGCCTGAAATCAATGGCAGCCCAACAACAGAACATCTTCGAGGGGATGAACATCCGTTATTTCGGTCCCATAAACGGACACGATGTGAAGAATCTTGCCCGCATCCTACGGGACATCAAGGACTTGAAAGGTCCTAAAATACTCCATCTGCACACCGTAAAAGGCAAAGGCTTCGAACCTGCCGAAAAAGACCCGGGCATCTGGCATGCACCGGGCAGATTCGACCCCGAAACCGGAGAGCGCATCACCACCGACACCAGCAACCTGCCCCCTCTGTACCAAACCGTGTTCGGAGAGACGCTGGTAGAACTTGCAGAGAAAAATCCGAAGATAGTGGGAGTTACTCCTGCCATGCCCACAGGATGTTCCATGAACCTATTGATGAAGTCCATGCCCGACCGTGCATTCGATGTAGGCATTGCCGAAGGGCATGCAGCCACATTCTCCGGCGGCATGGCAAAGGAAGGCATGCAACCTTTCTGCAACATCTACTCGTCTTTCATGCAGCGGGCATACGACAATGTGATACACGACATTGCCCTCCTGAGGCTGCCCGTTGTCCTTTGTCTGGACCGCGCCGGACTGGTGGGAGAGGATGGCCCGACACATCATGGCGTATACGACCTTGCCTACTTCCGCCCTATCCCGAACCTGACCATATCCTCGCCCATGGACGAACATGAATTACGCCGCCTCATGTACACGGCACAACTGCCGGACAAAGGTCCGTTCGTTATCCGTTATCCCCGCGGACGAGGCGTACTGGTGGACTGGAAGTGTCCGCTCGAAGAAGTCCCCGTGGGCAAAGGGCGCAAACTGAAGGACGGAAAGGATATTGCCGTCATCACCATCGGACCGATAGGAAATACTGCCGCACGCGCCATCGAACGGGCAGAAGCGGAAAAAGGGCTCTCCATAGCCCATTACGACCTGCGCTTCCTCAAACCGCTGGACGAGGCATTGCTGCATGAAGCAGGACGTAACTTCAAGCGCATCGTCACCATAGAGGACGGCACACGGAAGGGAGGTATGGGAAGCGCCGTGCTGGAATTCATGGCAGACAACAACTATACCCCGCACGTCGAGCGCATCGGTGTACCCGACGCATTCATAGAACATGGTACGGTACAGGAGCTGCACCGGCTGTGCGGAATGGACGAAGAAGGAATCTATAATATATTAATTAAGAATGAGGAATGA
- a CDS encoding TrkH family potassium uptake protein codes for MINFKTIIRIIGILLLLETVMLLACSAISYYYNDEALLDFWKSAGITAGVGLLMAIAGKGGEKQLTRRDGYVLVSFAWVAFSLFGMLPFYISGYVPDITNAFFETMSGFTSTGATVLDNIESLPHGLLFWRGMTQWIGGLGIIMFTIAVLPIFGVSGLQVFAAEASGPTHDKVHPRIGITAKWIWSIYAGLTLILVVLLMLGGMNWFDSVCHAFATTGTGGFSTKQASVAYYNSPYIEYVISIFMFISGINFTLLLFFVNRKFKKVIDNAELKWYFWSVAGFTGVIAVVLYYTGSMDAEEAFRKSLFQVISLHTSTGFATDDYMLWTPVLWGLLTIVMVMGACAGSTSGGLKCIRMVILAKVSRNECKHLLHPNAVLPVRINKQVIPPSIVSTVLAFFFLYFIIIIISILIMMGMGIGAEESIGCVVSSIGNMGPGLGDTGPAYSWNALPDAAKWLLSFLMLLGRLELFTVLLLFTPEFWKRN; via the coding sequence GTGATTAACTTTAAGACAATTATACGGATTATCGGTATTCTGCTACTGCTGGAGACAGTCATGTTGCTGGCATGTTCGGCAATATCGTACTACTATAATGACGAAGCCCTCCTCGATTTCTGGAAATCGGCAGGTATCACAGCAGGAGTGGGCCTGCTCATGGCTATCGCCGGAAAAGGCGGTGAGAAACAACTTACCCGCCGCGACGGTTACGTCCTGGTCAGCTTTGCCTGGGTGGCTTTTTCTCTTTTCGGTATGTTGCCTTTCTACATCAGCGGATATGTCCCTGACATCACGAATGCTTTCTTTGAAACCATGTCCGGTTTTACAAGTACGGGAGCCACCGTGCTGGATAATATAGAATCGCTTCCTCACGGATTGCTGTTCTGGCGCGGTATGACACAATGGATAGGCGGTTTGGGAATTATCATGTTTACGATTGCCGTATTACCCATCTTCGGGGTCAGCGGCCTGCAGGTGTTTGCCGCCGAAGCCAGCGGTCCCACGCACGACAAGGTGCATCCGCGCATCGGCATCACAGCCAAATGGATATGGAGCATCTATGCCGGACTCACTCTCATACTTGTAGTCTTGTTAATGCTGGGCGGCATGAACTGGTTCGACAGCGTATGCCATGCCTTTGCTACTACGGGCACGGGTGGTTTCTCCACCAAGCAGGCAAGTGTGGCCTATTACAATTCTCCTTATATAGAATATGTAATCTCCATTTTCATGTTTATTTCCGGCATCAACTTTACGCTATTGCTGTTCTTTGTCAACCGGAAATTCAAAAAGGTAATTGACAATGCCGAGCTGAAATGGTATTTCTGGTCGGTAGCAGGCTTTACCGGTGTGATAGCCGTAGTGCTCTATTATACCGGTTCAATGGATGCGGAAGAGGCTTTCCGCAAATCATTGTTCCAGGTCATATCGCTGCACACCTCCACCGGCTTTGCCACAGACGACTATATGTTATGGACACCTGTGCTTTGGGGACTTCTTACCATTGTCATGGTGATGGGAGCTTGTGCCGGCAGCACTTCCGGCGGTCTGAAATGTATCCGTATGGTCATTCTGGCCAAAGTATCCCGCAATGAGTGCAAGCACCTCCTCCATCCCAACGCAGTGTTGCCGGTGCGTATAAACAAACAAGTAATCCCCCCTTCCATCGTATCCACCGTGTTGGCATTTTTCTTTTTATATTTTATCATTATCATCATCAGCATACTGATAATGATGGGGATGGGGATAGGTGCCGAAGAGTCCATCGGCTGTGTTGTATCCAGCATCGGCAATATGGGCCCCGGATTGGGTGATACCGGTCCGGCATATTCATGGAATGCCCTGCCCGATGCCGCCAAATGGTTACTGTCATTCCTCATGTTATTGGGACGTCTGGAATTGTTTACCGTCTTACTTTTGTTCACCCCGGAATTCTGGAAACGGAATTGA
- a CDS encoding NADH-quinone oxidoreductase subunit B, with product MEVTKKPKIKSIPYEEFTDNETLEKLVRELNAGGANVAIGVLDDFIDWGRSNSLWPLTFATSCCGIEFMALGAARYDMARFGFEVARASPRQADMIMVCGTITNKMAPVLKRLYDQMADPKYVIAVGGCAVSGGPFKKSYHVVNGVDKILPVDVYIPGCPPRPEAFYYGMMQLQRKVKIEKYFGGVNQKEERPEE from the coding sequence ATGGAAGTAACGAAGAAACCCAAAATAAAATCCATCCCTTATGAGGAGTTTACAGACAACGAAACGTTGGAGAAATTGGTTCGGGAACTTAATGCCGGCGGCGCTAATGTGGCTATCGGCGTTCTGGACGATTTCATCGATTGGGGACGCAGCAATTCGCTGTGGCCGCTTACGTTTGCAACCAGTTGTTGCGGTATCGAATTCATGGCCCTCGGTGCAGCCCGCTACGATATGGCGCGCTTCGGGTTTGAGGTAGCCCGTGCCAGTCCGCGCCAGGCAGATATGATTATGGTGTGCGGAACAATCACGAACAAGATGGCTCCGGTGCTGAAACGCTTGTACGACCAGATGGCAGACCCTAAGTATGTGATAGCCGTAGGCGGTTGCGCTGTCAGCGGCGGCCCGTTCAAGAAGTCCTACCACGTTGTGAACGGAGTAGACAAGATTTTGCCGGTGGACGTATATATCCCCGGATGCCCTCCCCGCCCCGAAGCATTCTACTACGGAATGATGCAGTTGCAGCGTAAAGTAAAAATAGAGAAATACTTTGGCGGTGTAAACCAAAAAGAAGAAAGACCGGAAGAATGA
- the trkA gene encoding Trk system potassium transporter TrkA gives MKIIIAGAGAVGTHLAKLLSREKQDIILIDDNEERMSTLSSNFDLMTVNASPTSIKGLKEVGAGEADLFIAVTPDESRNITACMLATNLGAVKTVGRIDNYEYLLPKNKEFFQKLGVDSLIYPEMLAAKEIVSSIRMSWVRQWWEFCGGALILIGAKMREKAEILNIPLHQLGGPELPYHVVAIKRGNETLIPRGDDVVKLHDIVYFTTTRKFVPYIRKIAGKEDYADVRNVMIMGGSRIAVRTAQYVPDYMQVKIVDNDLNRCNRLTELLDDKTMIINGDGRDMDLLIEEGLKNTEAFVALTGNSETNILACLAAKRMGVRKTVAEVENIDYIGMAESLDIGTVINKKMIAASHIYQMMLDADVSNVKCLTFANADVAEFTVKAGSKITKHPVKDLGLPKGTTIGGLIRNGEGVVVMGNTQIQPGDHVVVFCLNMMIKKIEKYFN, from the coding sequence GTGAAAATAATCATTGCAGGTGCCGGTGCAGTAGGCACACATTTGGCCAAACTATTGTCGCGCGAGAAGCAAGACATCATATTAATAGACGACAACGAAGAAAGGATGAGCACGCTCAGTTCCAACTTCGACCTGATGACCGTTAACGCCTCCCCCACTTCCATAAAAGGATTGAAAGAGGTGGGAGCGGGAGAGGCCGACCTGTTCATTGCCGTTACTCCCGACGAAAGCCGTAACATTACCGCCTGTATGCTTGCAACCAACCTGGGTGCGGTAAAAACCGTAGGGCGCATTGACAATTACGAATATCTGCTGCCCAAAAACAAGGAATTTTTCCAGAAGTTAGGAGTAGATTCGCTTATCTACCCGGAAATGCTTGCGGCAAAAGAGATTGTATCTTCCATCCGTATGAGCTGGGTACGCCAATGGTGGGAATTTTGCGGGGGCGCATTGATTCTGATAGGCGCCAAGATGCGCGAAAAAGCAGAAATCCTGAACATCCCCCTGCATCAGTTGGGCGGACCGGAATTGCCTTATCATGTGGTGGCCATCAAGCGCGGTAACGAAACACTGATTCCCCGCGGCGATGATGTTGTGAAACTGCATGATATTGTTTATTTCACGACCACCCGCAAATTCGTACCATACATCCGCAAGATAGCAGGCAAAGAAGATTATGCCGACGTACGCAATGTCATGATTATGGGTGGAAGCCGCATCGCCGTACGTACCGCACAATATGTCCCCGACTATATGCAGGTGAAAATCGTGGACAACGACCTGAACCGCTGTAACCGTCTGACCGAACTGCTGGATGACAAGACAATGATTATCAACGGCGACGGACGGGATATGGACCTGCTCATAGAAGAAGGATTGAAGAATACCGAAGCCTTTGTGGCACTGACCGGGAACTCGGAAACAAACATTCTTGCCTGTCTGGCGGCAAAACGCATGGGTGTAAGAAAAACCGTAGCCGAAGTAGAAAATATCGACTATATAGGCATGGCTGAAAGCCTCGACATCGGCACGGTTATCAACAAGAAGATGATTGCCGCCAGCCATATCTACCAGATGATGCTGGATGCCGATGTAAGCAACGTAAAATGCCTCACCTTTGCCAATGCCGATGTAGCGGAATTTACCGTCAAGGCAGGTTCAAAGATAACCAAACATCCGGTGAAAGACCTCGGCCTGCCCAAAGGGACAACCATCGGCGGACTGATACGCAACGGCGAGGGTGTGGTAGTTATGGGTAACACGCAAATACAGCCCGGCGACCACGTGGTGGTATTCTGCCTGAACATGATGATTAAGAAAATCGAAAAATACTTTAATTAA